In a single window of the Diospyros lotus cultivar Yz01 chromosome 10, ASM1463336v1, whole genome shotgun sequence genome:
- the LOC127810824 gene encoding protein S-acyltransferase 11 isoform X2, which produces MDFKENNDDPSPEASYLSSVEDLETSCWGCGSHLILSSYAPIFKCGWCGAITNQNSRKNENKGFWWRCLRDRCFVCILIAFMLFVILILSVATLSTFSLAAFRSAGAPPIIPWGNYSVVGKGGLDNYTYCQYCSKPKSPRAHHCSTCRMCILDMDHHCPFIGNCVGAANHRSFIAFLISAVIGTTYVSVMAAYTGLHIWPSVKYNSLDLVRRSSNGFAFSAVKEVVLAFLRSAVFLSARGLVLVYLFMASVSVEIGLCVLLWQQLCYIYEGHTYLSHLSSQGREVVRERDCQNLVRFFACPYPSFLYLPRFRNCRKARKKRTF; this is translated from the exons ATGGATTTCAAGGAGAATAACGACGACCCATCTCCG GAGGCATCTTATTTATCATCTGTTGAGGACCTTGAGACCTCATGCTGGGGTTGTGGATCTCACCTTATACTCTCGTCATATGCACCCATTTTCAAGTGTGGCTGGTGTGGGGCTATAACTAACCAAAATTCAAGGAAGAATGAAAACAAGGGCTTTTGGTGGCGTTGCTTGCGGGACCGGTGCTTCGTTTGTATCCTCATTGCATTTATGCTCTTTGTGATCT TAATATTGTCGGTGGCCACCCTTTCTACATTTAGCCTTGCAGCATTCAGGAGTGCAGGTGCACCACCCATCATACCATGGGGTAACTATAGTGTAGTCGGCAAAGGGGGTCTTGACAACTATACCTACTGTCAGTATTGTTCGAAGCCCAAGTCCCCTCGGGCTCATCACTGTAGTACATGCAGAATGTGCATCTTGGACATGGATCATCACTGCCCTTTT ATTGGGAACTGCGTTGGAGCAGCAAATCACCGCTCCTTCATCGCCTTCCTCATCTCGGCGGTGATCGGCACCACCTATGTTTCTGTCATGGCTGCATACACAGGGCTTCACATCTGGCCCTCAGTGAAGTACAACTCACTCGATCTTGTGCGCCGATCCAGCAATGGCTTTGCGTTCAGCGCGGTGAAGGAAGTCGTGCTTGCCTTCCTGAGATCGGCAGTGTTCCTTTCTGCGCGAGGGCTCGTACTTGTTTACCTCTTCATGGCGAGTGTTTCTGTGGAGATCGGGCTGTGCGTGCTTCTATGGCAGCAGCTCTGCTACATCTACGAGGGACATACCTACTTGAGCCACCTGAGTTCGCAGGGGCGTGAGGTGGTTAGGGAAAGAGATTGTCAAAACCTTGTTCGTTTCTTCGCTTGCCCCTACCCTTCATTCCTCTACTTACCCAGGTTCCGAAATTGTAGGAAGGCACGCAAGAAACGAACCTTCTAG
- the LOC127810824 gene encoding protein S-acyltransferase 11 isoform X1 has translation MDFKENNDDPSPEASYLSSVEDLETSCWGCGSHLILSSYAPIFKCGWCGAITNQNSRKNENKGFWWRCLRDRCFVCILIAFMLFVICAGVWAAFPVVFSVSNFWGIFHSIIAVILSVATLSTFSLAAFRSAGAPPIIPWGNYSVVGKGGLDNYTYCQYCSKPKSPRAHHCSTCRMCILDMDHHCPFIGNCVGAANHRSFIAFLISAVIGTTYVSVMAAYTGLHIWPSVKYNSLDLVRRSSNGFAFSAVKEVVLAFLRSAVFLSARGLVLVYLFMASVSVEIGLCVLLWQQLCYIYEGHTYLSHLSSQGREVVRERDCQNLVRFFACPYPSFLYLPRFRNCRKARKKRTF, from the exons ATGGATTTCAAGGAGAATAACGACGACCCATCTCCG GAGGCATCTTATTTATCATCTGTTGAGGACCTTGAGACCTCATGCTGGGGTTGTGGATCTCACCTTATACTCTCGTCATATGCACCCATTTTCAAGTGTGGCTGGTGTGGGGCTATAACTAACCAAAATTCAAGGAAGAATGAAAACAAGGGCTTTTGGTGGCGTTGCTTGCGGGACCGGTGCTTCGTTTGTATCCTCATTGCATTTATGCTCTTTGTGATCT GTGCTGGGGTGTGGGCTGCTTTCCCAGTTGTGTTTTCAGTTTCTAATTTTTGGGGCATTTTCCACTCCATCATTGCAGTAATATTGTCGGTGGCCACCCTTTCTACATTTAGCCTTGCAGCATTCAGGAGTGCAGGTGCACCACCCATCATACCATGGGGTAACTATAGTGTAGTCGGCAAAGGGGGTCTTGACAACTATACCTACTGTCAGTATTGTTCGAAGCCCAAGTCCCCTCGGGCTCATCACTGTAGTACATGCAGAATGTGCATCTTGGACATGGATCATCACTGCCCTTTT ATTGGGAACTGCGTTGGAGCAGCAAATCACCGCTCCTTCATCGCCTTCCTCATCTCGGCGGTGATCGGCACCACCTATGTTTCTGTCATGGCTGCATACACAGGGCTTCACATCTGGCCCTCAGTGAAGTACAACTCACTCGATCTTGTGCGCCGATCCAGCAATGGCTTTGCGTTCAGCGCGGTGAAGGAAGTCGTGCTTGCCTTCCTGAGATCGGCAGTGTTCCTTTCTGCGCGAGGGCTCGTACTTGTTTACCTCTTCATGGCGAGTGTTTCTGTGGAGATCGGGCTGTGCGTGCTTCTATGGCAGCAGCTCTGCTACATCTACGAGGGACATACCTACTTGAGCCACCTGAGTTCGCAGGGGCGTGAGGTGGTTAGGGAAAGAGATTGTCAAAACCTTGTTCGTTTCTTCGCTTGCCCCTACCCTTCATTCCTCTACTTACCCAGGTTCCGAAATTGTAGGAAGGCACGCAAGAAACGAACCTTCTAG
- the LOC127811737 gene encoding ylmG homolog protein 1-1, chloroplastic: MLRGIRVIRCGWLNLHCAVSLREMEKLISPRNINPFPYISGYGSQTVNLLSKTFNFRKFPQKPFQFSLGTRRSFSLGSRNAQCGTFCLLQVEGPSGIELSGADATISGEPFTANGAANLLAISAQDMRRIVLVDLDPSTAKLAIGFLGPFLSAFGFLFILRIVMSWYPILPVEKFPYVIAYAPTEPLLAQTRKLIPPVGGVDVTPVVWFGLISFLNEILVGPQGLLVLLSQQV; the protein is encoded by the exons ATGCTGCGAGGAATAAGAGTGATAAGGTGCGGGTGGTTGAATCTCCACTGTGCAGTGTCTCTCAGAGAGATGGAGAAGTTAATCTCTCCAAGAAACATCAACCCATTTCCTTACATCTCTGGCTATGGCTCCCAAACAGTCAATTTGCTTTCCAAGACCTTCAACTTCAGAAAATTTCCTCAGAAGCCCTTCCAATTCTCTCTG GGCACCAGAAGAAGCTTCAGTTTGGGCTCAAGAAATGCACAATGTGGCACATTTTGCCTCCTACAAGTTGAGGGCCCTTCAGGTATTGAACTCTCCGGGGCAGATGCAACCATTTCAGGCGAGCCCTTCACTGCCAATGGTGCAGCCAACCTTTTAGCCATCAGTGCACAAGACATGCGACGCATAGTGCTTGTAGACTTGGACCCTTCAACAGCAAAGTTAGCCATCGGTTTTCTGGGGCCTTTTCTTTCAGCATTCGGTTTTCTGTTCATTCTAAGAATAGTGATGTCCTGGTACCCAATCCTCCCCGTTGAGAAGTTCCCATATGTGATAGCATATGCACCCACAGAACCGCTGTTAGCCCAGACGCGCAAACTGATCCCGCCAGTGGGGGGGGTGGATGTAACGCCAGTGGTCTGGTTTGGACTAATCAGTTTCCTGAATGAGATATTGGTCGGACCACAAGGCCTGCTTGTCCTCCTATCTCAACAGGTTTAG
- the LOC127811736 gene encoding anamorsin homolog: MDSKMKQDSVLALTDLAVLPISAVLTAIKHIMDGGVEDIDPLIITQASLLSQLPGDLSSVDIIILFCMSSEFPGDQLFGEILRVLKPGGILLLYRSSESAGGEEIISAFEHKLLVAGFVDVQVFSDSGFEFVQTLGIKAKNPSWKIGSSFPLQRKPTKSLPSVQIDDDMDLIDEDSLLTEEDLKKPQLPPIGDCEVGNTRKACKNCICGRAEMEEKVKLEPTMDQLNNPQSACGSCGLGDAFRCGTCPYRGLPPFKHGEKVTLSGNFLAADI, from the exons ATG GACTCTAAAATGAAGCAGGACAGCGTGTTGGCTCTTACTGATCTGGCAGTTCTGCCTATTAGTGCTGTTTTAACTGCCATCAAGCATATCATGGACGGAGGAGTGGAGGATATTGATCCTCTGATCATCACTCAAGCTTCATTACTGA GCCAGTTGCCTGGGGATTTATCGTCTGTGGATATCATCATACTTTTCTGTATGTCATCTGAGTTTCCTGGTGATCAGTTGTTTGGGGAAATCTTACGTGTGTTGAAGCCTGGTGGAATACTCCTACTATATAGGAGTTCTGAATCTGCAGGAGGAGAAGAG ATAATCTCTGCTTTTGAGCACAAGTTACTGGTGGCAGGGTTCGTAGATGTACAGGTTTTCTCAGATTCAGGATTTGAATTTGTGCAGACCCTGGGG ATAAAAGCCAAGAACCCATCTTGGAAGATTGGTTCGTCCTTCCCTCTGCAGAGGAAGCCCACAAAAAGCTTGCCTAGTGTCCAGATCGATGATGATATGGATCTGATTGATGAGGACAGCCTCCTGACTGAAGAGGATCTGAAGAAACCCCAGTTGCCACCAA TTGGTGATTGTGAAGTTGGAAATACGAGGAAAGCCTGCAAAAATTGCATCTGTGGACGGGCAGAGATGGAGGAGAAAGTCAAGCTAGAACCCACTATGGACCAGCTGAACAATCCCCAATCCGCATGTGGCAGT TGTGGACTAGGTGATGCCTTTCGGTGCGGTACATGCCCTTACAGGGGTCTCCCCCCATTCAAACATGGCGAGAAG GTCACTTTATCTGGAAATTTTCTTGCTGCTGATATATAA
- the LOC127811738 gene encoding RING finger protein mug145-like, giving the protein MTTPAAAAASNQRLAGPSFSSDWHNVYSRRAAGISPQLNTFRNSSERMGAATGPRPTTAAVIVLDDEKKPLTGKKRLRKGIYSPGPKWKWRLRLYYRRDPSNGYGEEEELVGDEEGCNCGAICLEKFEPREEVTVTPCDHLFHEECIMPWLKSNSRCPVCRFSVPL; this is encoded by the exons ATGACCACACCCGCCGCCGCCGCGGCCAGTAACCAGCGGCTGGCCggaccttctttctcaagcgaCTGGCACAACGTCTATTCCAGACGAGCTGCGGGGATTAGTCCTCAGCTG AATACCTTCAGAAATTCGTCGGAAAGAATGGGAGCAGCCACGGGACCTCGTCCGACGACGGCTGCTGTTATAGTCCTTGACGACGAGAAGAAGCCGCTGACTGGGAAAAAAAGGCTGAGGAAAGGGATTTATAGTCCAGGGCCGAAATGGAAATGGAGGCTGCGACTGTATTATAGACGTGATCCGAGTAACGGTTACGGAGAGGAGGAGGAACTCGTGGGAGACGAAGAGGGCTGCAACTGCGGCGCCATTTGCTTGGAGAAGTTCGAGCCGAGAGAGGAGGTGACGGTTACTCCGTGCGACCATCTTTTTCACGAAGAATGCATTATGCCGTGGCTCAAGAGCAACAGTCGATGCCCGGTTTGTCGGTTTTCTGTCCCTTTATGA